The following are encoded together in the Pseudoalteromonas ruthenica genome:
- the trmD gene encoding tRNA (guanosine(37)-N1)-methyltransferase TrmD: MAQTPFWMGVISLFPEMFSAITEQGVTGRAVKRGLIDFHCWNPRDYATDKHRTVDDRPYGGGPGMLMMVEPLKQAILDAKAAAGEGAKVIYMSPQGRKLDQQGAQELAQCDKLILVAGRYEGIDERLIESYIDEEWSIGDFILSGGELPAMTLIDAVARLVPGVLGHNQSAEQDSFSDGLLDCPHYTRPEILDGKAVPPILLSGNHQAIAKWRQKQSLGRTWQRRPDLLQNLALTEEQAQLLAEYQQENS; the protein is encoded by the coding sequence ATGGCACAAACACCGTTTTGGATGGGGGTAATAAGCCTCTTTCCAGAGATGTTTTCGGCAATTACTGAGCAGGGCGTAACAGGCCGCGCAGTGAAACGTGGTTTAATCGACTTTCACTGCTGGAACCCGCGCGATTATGCAACGGATAAGCATCGTACCGTGGACGATCGCCCTTATGGTGGAGGTCCAGGCATGTTGATGATGGTTGAACCATTGAAGCAGGCCATACTCGATGCGAAAGCTGCGGCAGGCGAGGGCGCTAAGGTAATTTACATGTCCCCACAAGGGCGAAAACTAGATCAGCAAGGCGCACAAGAGCTCGCTCAGTGCGACAAACTGATTTTAGTAGCTGGTCGTTATGAAGGTATAGATGAACGGCTCATCGAATCCTATATCGATGAAGAATGGTCGATTGGGGATTTTATCCTCAGCGGCGGTGAACTACCGGCCATGACATTAATTGACGCTGTTGCGCGATTAGTGCCAGGGGTGTTAGGTCATAACCAATCGGCTGAGCAAGATTCATTTTCGGATGGCTTGCTCGATTGTCCGCACTATACCCGGCCAGAGATATTGGATGGCAAAGCGGTTCCACCGATTCTACTCAGTGGTAACCACCAAGCAATCGCAAAATGGCGGCAAAAGCAGTCATTAGGGAGAACTTGGCAAAGACGTCCAGACTTGTTGCAAAACCTAGCTCTGACTGAGGAGCAAGCGCAGTTACTCGCTGAATATCAGCAAGAAAACTCATAG
- the rimM gene encoding ribosome maturation factor RimM (Essential for efficient processing of 16S rRNA), translating to MSQQEQASTIVVGKLGAPYGIKGWLKVHSFTDDPQGIFDFSPWLIGQQGKWQTFEVSDWRRHNKGFIAKFAQINDRDQAMAMTNAEISVEVAQLPELPEGEFYWRDLIGMAVVTTKGYDLGQVDDLMETGSNDVLVVKANSKDAFGKGERLIPFLTDSVIINVDHDERQITVDWDPGF from the coding sequence ATGAGTCAACAAGAGCAAGCCTCAACAATCGTCGTTGGCAAACTCGGAGCCCCGTATGGGATCAAGGGTTGGCTTAAGGTGCATTCATTTACTGATGATCCCCAAGGGATCTTCGATTTCAGCCCATGGTTGATAGGGCAACAAGGTAAATGGCAAACCTTTGAAGTGAGTGACTGGCGTCGCCACAACAAAGGCTTTATCGCCAAGTTTGCGCAAATTAATGACCGTGACCAAGCAATGGCTATGACCAATGCGGAAATCTCGGTTGAAGTGGCGCAATTACCAGAGCTTCCCGAAGGGGAGTTTTATTGGCGAGATCTCATCGGCATGGCCGTGGTAACCACAAAAGGTTATGACTTAGGTCAAGTTGATGACTTGATGGAGACAGGCTCGAATGATGTGCTGGTTGTGAAAGCAAACAGTAAAGATGCATTCGGCAAAGGCGAGCGTTTAATCCCATTTTTGACCGATTCGGTCATTATCAATGTGGACCATGACGAGCGTCAGATTACTGTGGACTGGGACCCAGGCTTTTAA
- the rpsP gene encoding 30S ribosomal protein S16, whose protein sequence is MVTIRLQRGGAKKRPFYQIVVADSRFSRDGRFIEKVGFFNPIAAGQEEKLRLDLARVDHWVGQGASLSDRVAKLVKDARKAA, encoded by the coding sequence ATGGTAACTATTCGTTTGCAACGTGGTGGCGCTAAGAAGCGTCCTTTCTATCAAATTGTGGTTGCGGATAGCCGTTTCTCGCGTGACGGTCGTTTCATCGAGAAAGTAGGTTTCTTTAACCCTATTGCTGCTGGTCAGGAAGAAAAACTTCGTCTAGACCTTGCCCGTGTTGATCACTGGGTAGGCCAAGGCGCGTCTCTTTCAGATCGCGTAGCAAAGCTAGTTAAAGACGCTCGTAAAGCGGCTTAA
- a CDS encoding GNAT family N-acetyltransferase, with the protein MAISLRRFAQGDEHALVSLLNNAQVQRFLSPKIPYPYTEADATWWVREGAQSEHIYAIEHDNELIGCISATVGQFEYAKSAEVGYWLGQPYWRQGFASEALQQLLSKLAHGTDLLRLHAVVFAGNKGSQALLTRCGFVLEGRLRQAIVKQGQRFDGLIYGLLLDDIR; encoded by the coding sequence ATGGCGATTAGCTTACGTCGTTTTGCCCAAGGCGATGAGCACGCGTTAGTGTCTTTGCTCAATAATGCCCAGGTACAACGTTTCTTATCGCCCAAAATCCCCTATCCTTACACTGAGGCGGATGCCACTTGGTGGGTTCGAGAGGGCGCTCAAAGCGAGCACATCTATGCCATTGAGCACGATAATGAGTTGATTGGCTGTATCAGTGCCACAGTGGGGCAGTTCGAGTACGCTAAATCAGCTGAGGTAGGTTATTGGCTGGGTCAGCCTTATTGGCGCCAAGGCTTTGCGAGTGAAGCGCTGCAACAGCTATTAAGCAAGCTCGCTCATGGAACTGATTTACTGCGCCTGCATGCAGTCGTATTTGCAGGGAATAAAGGTTCTCAGGCGCTGTTAACGCGCTGTGGCTTTGTCCTCGAAGGACGACTAAGGCAAGCGATAGTGAAGCAGGGCCAGCGTTTTGATGGCCTTATTTATGGGCTATTACTTGACGACATACGCTGA
- a CDS encoding DUF3750 domain-containing protein: MLFWVLVGCTSTDWRTASRESAGIAQPVSEPEAVIEFYAADAFSWRGWFAVHTWLAIKEQGAQQYTVYEVVGWGVDQGRPALRSYKTSTPDRYWYGAKPDKFHMVSGAKAAELIPKIQAAAQQYPWVNEYTLFPGPNSNTFPAWIGRQVPELELAMPFSAIGSGYGD; encoded by the coding sequence ATGCTTTTTTGGGTATTGGTCGGCTGTACTAGTACGGATTGGCGTACTGCCAGTCGTGAAAGTGCAGGCATTGCGCAGCCGGTGAGTGAACCGGAGGCGGTGATTGAGTTTTATGCCGCTGATGCATTCAGCTGGCGTGGTTGGTTTGCCGTGCATACTTGGCTTGCAATAAAAGAGCAGGGGGCACAGCAGTATACAGTGTATGAAGTGGTTGGCTGGGGCGTGGACCAAGGTCGACCGGCTTTGCGCAGCTATAAAACATCCACACCTGATCGTTACTGGTACGGTGCTAAACCGGATAAATTTCATATGGTCAGCGGCGCCAAAGCAGCAGAGCTTATTCCTAAAATCCAAGCGGCTGCGCAGCAGTATCCATGGGTAAACGAATACACGCTCTTTCCAGGGCCGAACAGCAATACCTTTCCCGCATGGATAGGCAGGCAAGTTCCCGAACTTGAACTGGCGATGCCTTTTAGTGCTATTGGCAGCGGTTATGGCGATTAG
- the ffh gene encoding signal recognition particle protein, whose protein sequence is MFENLQERLGKTLKTISGRGRLTEDNIKETLREVRMALLEADVALPVVRDFVKQVKERAVGTEVTKSLTPGQVFVKIVREELEKAMGEANEELNLNAQPPAVIMMAGLQGAGKTTSVGKLAKFLKERKKKSVLVVSADIYRPAAIKQLETLASEVDVEFFPSDTSQDPVDIANGAIAHAKKKFIDVVLVDTAGRLHVDEDMMSEIKALHSAINPIETLFVVDSMTGQDAANTAKAFDEALPLSGVILTKTDGDARGGAALSIRHITGKPIKFIGVGERSDALEPFHPDRVASRILGMGDVLSLIEEVEMKVDKDKAAKVADKVFKGSGFTLEDFADQLRQMKNMGGMMSMLDKLPGMSNLPEGVKGQVNDKTFVQMEAIINSMTPKERARPEIIKGSRKKRIAAGSGTQVQDINKLLKQFTQMQKMMKKMKGKGGMMKMMRGMKGMMPPGMMGGPGGPKF, encoded by the coding sequence ATGTTTGAAAATCTGCAGGAACGATTAGGGAAGACCCTAAAAACCATCAGTGGCCGTGGCCGCCTCACTGAAGACAATATTAAAGAGACGCTGCGTGAAGTGCGTATGGCTTTGCTTGAAGCTGACGTCGCTTTGCCCGTTGTTCGTGATTTCGTCAAGCAAGTCAAAGAGCGTGCCGTTGGCACAGAGGTGACTAAAAGCCTGACTCCTGGCCAAGTGTTTGTCAAAATAGTCCGTGAAGAGCTTGAAAAAGCCATGGGCGAGGCTAACGAAGAACTTAACCTCAATGCCCAGCCGCCCGCAGTCATTATGATGGCTGGCTTACAAGGGGCGGGTAAAACCACCAGTGTTGGCAAGTTGGCGAAGTTCCTAAAAGAGCGCAAGAAAAAGTCGGTATTGGTGGTGAGTGCCGATATTTATCGACCAGCGGCAATTAAACAGCTTGAAACTCTAGCATCCGAAGTAGATGTCGAGTTTTTCCCCAGCGACACCTCGCAAGACCCAGTTGATATCGCCAATGGCGCCATTGCTCACGCCAAGAAAAAGTTTATTGATGTGGTGTTAGTGGATACCGCCGGTCGTCTTCACGTTGATGAAGACATGATGAGCGAGATTAAAGCACTGCACAGTGCTATTAACCCAATTGAAACGCTGTTCGTGGTTGATTCCATGACTGGTCAAGATGCGGCGAATACCGCGAAAGCTTTTGATGAAGCACTGCCACTTAGTGGCGTGATCTTAACTAAGACCGATGGTGATGCCCGTGGTGGTGCCGCGCTATCGATTCGCCATATTACCGGTAAACCCATTAAGTTTATCGGTGTTGGTGAGCGTAGCGATGCTCTAGAGCCGTTCCACCCCGACCGTGTTGCGTCGCGTATTCTCGGTATGGGCGACGTTTTGTCTCTTATCGAAGAAGTGGAAATGAAGGTCGATAAAGACAAAGCTGCAAAAGTGGCGGATAAGGTCTTTAAAGGCAGCGGCTTTACATTAGAGGACTTTGCCGACCAACTGCGACAAATGAAAAACATGGGTGGCATGATGTCCATGCTTGATAAGTTGCCAGGCATGAGTAACTTACCTGAAGGAGTAAAAGGGCAAGTTAACGACAAAACATTTGTGCAAATGGAAGCCATTATCAACTCCATGACACCGAAAGAGCGCGCGCGTCCGGAAATTATTAAAGGCTCACGCAAAAAGCGTATTGCTGCGGGCTCTGGCACACAAGTGCAAGACATCAACAAGCTGCTGAAGCAATTTACACAGATGCAGAAAATGATGAAAAAGATGAAAGGCAAAGGTGGCATGATGAAAATGATGCGCGGCATGAAAGGGATGATGCCACCAGGAATGATGGGTGGCCCCGGCGGCCCTAAGTTCTGA
- a CDS encoding cytochrome C assembly family protein — protein sequence MLITILTLLSCAFYGAATAHVLSRLFDAKGPSQKTTVILSTLAILTHMVLLVNAVFTTQGQDLSFINVSLLTCWVIVLSVTAVSLRFPATLLLPVVYGFATILLFASLFMPHDIIVQSIRLEIGLVTHISISLLAYCVLVIATLYAVQFYFIDKRLKRKDLAIVYSHLPPLMVVERQLYQLVFVGTALLSLALLSGFVFLDSMLAIENAHKTVLSIIAWGVFLAVVIGRKLRGWRGKSSVITIMVGAGLLTLAYFGSRFVQEVILQRF from the coding sequence ATGCTGATTACAATTTTGACACTGTTGAGTTGTGCTTTTTACGGTGCTGCTACCGCGCACGTATTGTCTCGCTTGTTTGATGCCAAAGGCCCATCGCAAAAAACCACGGTGATCCTCAGTACACTTGCGATTTTGACGCACATGGTGTTGCTCGTAAATGCGGTATTCACCACCCAAGGCCAAGACCTATCTTTTATTAATGTATCGCTGCTGACCTGCTGGGTTATCGTATTATCAGTGACCGCCGTGTCACTGCGCTTTCCAGCCACCTTATTGCTACCTGTCGTGTATGGGTTTGCCACTATTTTGTTATTCGCTAGCCTATTTATGCCGCACGATATCATCGTGCAAAGTATTCGCCTGGAAATTGGGTTAGTGACACATATCTCTATTTCACTGCTGGCTTATTGCGTGCTGGTGATTGCTACCTTGTATGCGGTGCAGTTTTATTTCATCGACAAACGCCTTAAACGCAAAGACCTAGCCATTGTATACAGCCACCTGCCACCGCTGATGGTGGTCGAACGGCAACTTTACCAATTAGTGTTTGTTGGCACAGCTTTGTTGAGCCTCGCCCTGCTCTCTGGGTTTGTATTCCTAGATTCCATGCTGGCTATTGAAAACGCGCATAAAACGGTGCTTTCCATTATCGCCTGGGGGGTGTTTTTAGCCGTTGTTATTGGCCGCAAGCTGCGAGGTTGGCGCGGCAAATCCTCTGTGATCACTATTATGGTCGGTGCCGGCCTACTCACTCTTGCCTATTTTGGCAGTCGCTTTGTCCAAGAAGTAATATTGCAGCGTTTTTAA
- a CDS encoding HlyC/CorC family transporter has protein sequence MDDISTSTLFIILAILIVLSAYFSSSETGMLSINKFRLRHLEKQKHAGATRVSSLLKRPDRLIGLILIGNNLVNIAASSVATIIGIRLFGDVVGLAVATFGLTFILLVFAEVTPKTIAALYPEKIAFPSSLILKNLLRLTLPFVIALNWITNGLLRLLGFSPEQMEEHSLSKEELKTVVSEAGAMLPAKHKSMLTSILDLEQVTVEDIMIPRNEINAIDVNDDWKVISKQLTNLQHTRVLLYRDQIDDAVGFIHARDALRLLTKEQFNKSSLLRAVREIYFIPEGTSLNTQLHKFQQVKERIGLVVDEYGDIQGLVTLEDILEEVVGDFTTTQTRPPSEEVSQQDDGSVLVDGGANIRDLNKEMGWHLPQDGPKTLSGLIVEYLEDIPDANLGLKIEGYPIEVMEVKENMIKLVRVLPQQRRKKSKD, from the coding sequence TTGGACGACATATCGACGAGTACGTTGTTTATCATTCTAGCAATACTGATCGTACTCTCCGCATACTTCTCTAGCTCCGAAACTGGGATGTTGTCGATAAATAAATTTCGACTACGCCACCTAGAAAAACAAAAACACGCCGGAGCCACGCGAGTCAGCAGCCTACTCAAGCGCCCTGATCGCCTTATCGGCTTGATCCTTATTGGCAATAACCTTGTTAATATTGCGGCCTCTTCAGTGGCCACGATTATTGGTATTCGCCTGTTTGGCGATGTTGTCGGCTTAGCGGTGGCCACTTTTGGGTTGACCTTTATTTTATTGGTCTTTGCAGAGGTGACTCCGAAAACCATTGCCGCCTTGTACCCAGAGAAAATCGCCTTTCCAAGCTCGCTGATTCTTAAAAATTTGCTGCGCTTAACTTTGCCTTTTGTGATTGCCCTAAACTGGATCACAAACGGTTTGTTGCGTCTGCTTGGCTTTAGCCCAGAGCAAATGGAAGAGCACAGCCTTTCTAAAGAAGAGCTGAAAACCGTGGTAAGTGAAGCCGGGGCCATGTTGCCGGCCAAGCACAAAAGCATGCTGACGTCGATTTTAGACCTTGAGCAGGTCACCGTGGAGGACATTATGATCCCACGTAATGAAATTAACGCCATTGATGTTAATGATGACTGGAAGGTGATCAGTAAGCAGCTCACCAACTTACAGCACACCCGAGTGCTTTTATACCGTGACCAAATCGATGATGCCGTGGGCTTTATTCATGCTCGAGACGCACTTCGTCTACTCACCAAAGAGCAGTTTAATAAGTCGTCGCTGCTTCGCGCAGTAAGGGAGATTTACTTTATTCCCGAAGGCACCTCTTTGAATACCCAGTTACACAAGTTTCAGCAGGTTAAAGAGCGTATTGGCTTAGTTGTTGACGAATATGGTGATATTCAAGGCCTAGTTACACTTGAGGATATTCTCGAAGAAGTAGTTGGCGATTTCACCACCACACAAACCCGGCCACCAAGCGAGGAAGTCAGTCAGCAGGATGATGGCTCCGTGCTAGTTGATGGCGGTGCCAATATTCGTGACCTCAATAAAGAAATGGGTTGGCACCTTCCCCAAGATGGGCCAAAAACTCTTAGCGGCCTGATTGTCGAATATTTAGAAGATATTCCCGACGCCAATTTAGGGCTTAAAATTGAGGGCTACCCGATTGAGGTCATGGAAGTAAAAGAAAACATGATTAAGCTGGTACGTGTGCTCCCACAGCAGCGTCGCAAGAAGTCGAAAGACTAG
- a CDS encoding GyrI-like domain-containing protein has translation MKIHELDGFAVTGFLARTTNADEATPTRAKISNLWAKFNTNAAPHLTGQSRIFGLYTNYESDFTGAFDVIACSDTLSPNMISELIHIEVRSGKYLIFSSNGEMPQAVIKLWREVWHYFNSSNCPYQRAYTTDFEYYKNDNEVDIYIAVK, from the coding sequence ATGAAGATACATGAATTAGATGGCTTTGCAGTGACAGGTTTTTTGGCTCGCACTACGAATGCAGACGAAGCCACCCCTACTCGAGCAAAGATTAGCAATCTTTGGGCTAAGTTCAACACAAATGCGGCTCCACACCTAACCGGTCAATCAAGAATATTTGGTTTATACACAAACTATGAATCTGATTTTACTGGGGCTTTTGATGTGATCGCGTGCTCGGACACATTATCACCAAACATGATATCAGAATTGATACATATCGAAGTTCGTTCAGGTAAGTACCTCATTTTTTCATCAAATGGTGAAATGCCACAAGCAGTTATAAAACTTTGGCGCGAAGTTTGGCACTATTTCAATTCATCTAATTGCCCCTATCAACGGGCCTATACAACAGATTTTGAATACTATAAAAATGATAATGAAGTAGATATTTATATTGCAGTAAAATGA
- a CDS encoding acyltransferase family protein, translating into MEIRKLNALRGLAALIVFFTHFSDITLWFDGALGGGSGAYGVMLFFLLSGFLMAYLYLGKEFNRTNLTRYLLARAARVLPLYLAVVFTSFILAKGGNDSLYNIPDVNVLLGHLLFIHGESVLWTIPPEIHFYVVFIVFWMLAKNRTGYIYLAIVAVMIVLFFTNFPRIYGDIYGIPYNLFSILRTLPFFFVGVILGLLYPTLKVPNYMRKHRFVLVLLLIPLMYPQFTPITSGDERRMWLSYEVLLVMSTVFFCVVFLVPDNNIVLANRLGDFIGKISYSLYLLHMPIIMQVNKLALTVELKLIVALALSIMVAYLSYRCFEQPIAKRIRHLTAAKAQDTPVRTS; encoded by the coding sequence TTGGAAATTAGAAAGCTGAATGCCTTGCGAGGGCTCGCTGCACTTATTGTTTTCTTTACACATTTCAGTGATATAACCCTCTGGTTTGATGGCGCACTAGGAGGCGGCTCCGGTGCCTATGGGGTGATGCTATTCTTTTTACTAAGCGGCTTTTTAATGGCATACCTTTATTTAGGTAAAGAGTTCAATCGCACTAATCTCACGCGCTATTTATTGGCCCGAGCAGCAAGGGTGCTGCCCTTGTACCTAGCTGTGGTGTTTACCTCGTTCATACTCGCTAAGGGCGGGAATGACAGCCTATATAACATACCTGATGTCAACGTCTTACTCGGCCACTTGCTATTTATTCACGGCGAGAGCGTGCTTTGGACTATTCCACCTGAAATACACTTTTATGTGGTTTTTATTGTTTTTTGGATGCTGGCTAAAAATAGAACAGGCTATATTTATCTCGCTATTGTGGCGGTAATGATTGTGCTGTTTTTTACCAACTTTCCGAGGATTTATGGCGATATTTATGGAATACCCTATAACCTCTTTAGCATATTGCGCACCTTACCTTTCTTTTTTGTGGGTGTGATTTTGGGCTTACTGTACCCCACCCTAAAAGTGCCTAACTACATGCGAAAGCACCGCTTTGTACTGGTTCTTCTGTTAATACCACTTATGTATCCACAATTCACTCCGATAACCAGCGGCGATGAAAGACGAATGTGGCTAAGCTATGAAGTGTTACTAGTTATGAGCACGGTATTCTTTTGCGTCGTATTTCTCGTCCCTGATAACAATATTGTACTCGCCAATCGCCTTGGTGATTTCATCGGCAAAATCTCCTATTCGCTATACCTGCTGCATATGCCCATTATTATGCAGGTAAATAAGTTGGCGTTGACTGTTGAGCTCAAACTCATTGTCGCCTTAGCACTAAGCATAATGGTGGCCTACTTGTCATACCGATGCTTCGAGCAACCTATCGCCAAGCGTATTCGTCACCTCACAGCGGCCAAAGCACAGGATACGCCTGTGCGCACCAGTTAA
- a CDS encoding alpha/beta hydrolase — protein sequence MSYLLYFILIVTCATGLANEPFEIPRSAVIELTEPASKRVYPVFIKLPRSYAINKDKKYPVIYLMDAWYSFQIASGATRFPMNSGTMKEAIIVGISYSRDSKGPSSRIRDYTPAQATNWKFQTGHADGHAKFIRESVFAYIEQNYRTLPSQRTFVGNSLGGLFGAYILFNHPDMFSSYIIGSPSVWFANNDILHSSVMKPRLPTKVYVSVGSLEQPKYGEKQHMVAGAQKLIEKMTAECGKNTTIKFRIIEGAKHATAFPSTLIQGLDWIYAQQ from the coding sequence TTGAGTTATTTACTGTATTTTATTCTTATCGTTACATGCGCTACAGGGCTCGCAAACGAGCCCTTTGAAATACCAAGAAGTGCAGTTATCGAATTAACAGAGCCTGCAAGCAAACGGGTATACCCTGTATTTATAAAGCTGCCTCGCTCTTATGCGATAAATAAAGATAAAAAGTATCCCGTCATTTACCTGATGGATGCCTGGTATAGCTTTCAGATCGCTTCAGGTGCTACACGCTTTCCGATGAACAGCGGCACAATGAAAGAGGCTATCATTGTGGGGATATCCTATTCACGAGACTCAAAAGGCCCATCTAGTCGAATAAGAGACTACACACCGGCGCAAGCCACAAACTGGAAGTTTCAAACTGGCCATGCTGATGGTCATGCTAAGTTTATCCGCGAGAGCGTCTTCGCCTATATTGAGCAAAACTACCGAACCCTCCCCTCACAACGCACGTTTGTGGGAAACTCATTAGGGGGGTTGTTTGGCGCCTATATCCTGTTCAATCACCCTGATATGTTCAGCAGTTATATAATCGGCAGCCCATCGGTATGGTTCGCCAATAACGATATTTTACACTCATCTGTGATGAAACCTCGTTTACCAACCAAGGTCTATGTATCAGTGGGCAGCTTGGAACAGCCAAAGTATGGAGAAAAGCAGCATATGGTGGCTGGGGCGCAAAAACTAATAGAGAAAATGACCGCTGAATGCGGAAAAAATACGACGATTAAGTTTCGCATTATTGAAGGGGCTAAACACGCGACAGCGTTTCCGAGCACCTTAATCCAAGGATTGGACTGGATTTATGCGCAGCAATAA
- a CDS encoding GFA family protein — MQGSCLCAQVRFEIKGEFSHFYLCHCSHCRKDSGSAHGANLFSNSATLTWLSGEPLVRHYQLPHSAHCKSFCSRCGSALPMYQQQGDLLVVPAGSLDDDPNINVTAHIFYADKARWEKGFEDSQRFSGAPKLQQSEE, encoded by the coding sequence ATGCAAGGCAGCTGCTTATGCGCACAGGTACGCTTCGAAATAAAAGGTGAGTTCAGTCATTTCTATTTATGTCACTGCAGTCACTGCCGCAAAGACAGTGGCTCGGCGCACGGAGCAAACTTGTTCTCAAACTCGGCTACACTCACTTGGTTATCAGGTGAGCCGTTGGTAAGACATTACCAACTCCCACACAGCGCTCACTGCAAAAGCTTTTGTAGTCGGTGTGGCTCGGCATTACCCATGTATCAACAACAAGGAGACTTACTCGTTGTTCCTGCAGGCTCGCTCGACGATGACCCTAATATCAATGTCACAGCACATATTTTTTACGCCGATAAAGCGCGCTGGGAGAAGGGCTTTGAAGATAGCCAGCGCTTCAGTGGTGCTCCTAAGTTGCAGCAATCAGAAGAATAA
- a CDS encoding transglycosylase SLT domain-containing protein, translated as MKKNLSLIFTLFILAGCATAPPKQPDDICKIFEEKEDWYFDAKDAQERWGSPKHVLMAMMYQESSFRHDAAPPMEYFLWIIPAGRASDAYGYSQAKTMTWEDYTRETDNGGADRDDFDDAIDFMAWFVWKTHQINGISKWDAYAQYLNYHEGWGGYKRGTYRSKAWLMRAANKVKRRASRYAVQLKRCEEELDKNWFERLFF; from the coding sequence ATGAAAAAAAATTTATCGCTTATTTTTACCCTGTTTATACTTGCTGGGTGTGCGACCGCGCCACCTAAGCAACCTGATGATATCTGCAAGATTTTTGAAGAGAAAGAAGATTGGTATTTTGATGCCAAGGACGCGCAAGAGCGCTGGGGCTCGCCTAAACATGTGTTAATGGCGATGATGTATCAAGAAAGCTCCTTTCGTCATGACGCTGCCCCGCCCATGGAATATTTCTTATGGATCATCCCCGCAGGTCGTGCCAGTGACGCCTATGGTTACTCACAGGCAAAGACCATGACCTGGGAAGATTACACACGCGAAACCGATAACGGCGGCGCTGATCGTGACGATTTTGACGATGCAATCGATTTTATGGCGTGGTTTGTGTGGAAAACACATCAGATTAACGGCATTTCGAAGTGGGATGCGTATGCTCAATACCTTAACTATCACGAAGGGTGGGGCGGTTATAAACGCGGCACCTATCGCAGTAAGGCTTGGTTAATGCGCGCCGCGAATAAAGTGAAACGTCGTGCCAGTCGTTATGCGGTTCAGCTTAAGCGCTGCGAAGAGGAGTTAGATAAGAACTGGTTTGAGCGCTTATTCTTCTGA